The following proteins are encoded in a genomic region of Pyxicephalus adspersus chromosome 9, UCB_Pads_2.0, whole genome shotgun sequence:
- the LOC140338681 gene encoding P2Y purinoceptor 1-like, which translates to MSQRMEETSEQRVEDDFCEKTNTFLGTIQRIIFPIIFLFILLVGLSLNLSVMWILVSRIKRWNRSTIFLFNLVLADVTWILCLPCLIYYHFNQLHWIFGDAVCKITRTIYHACYYCSIYFVTCLSIDRYLAIVHPIKSLRILKRRQSLLICLTIWMVTSLSSLPVTFLAGTQVCENNKTICSLYVFSDETHITLPYSLLSTAVGCLVPFASICYCYCSSVGELRRVEMQRLKKRNLLTKLMCSALVIFGLLYLPYHASRNSCIFLRMFMPNMPVVIERADALFFIEMAVCSLNTCINPLFCFLAGGDFREQVCRIAYSIQPFKKWRLKNRRTVCPI; encoded by the exons ATGTCACAGAGGATGGAGGAAACCTCCGAGCAG AGGGTGGAGGATGACTTCTGTGAGAAGACCAACACCTTCCTCGGGACAATCCAAAGAATCATTTTCCCcatcatcttcctcttcatcctcCTGGTGGGATTGTCCCTGAACCTTTCCGTCATGTGGATCTTGGTATCTCGAATCAAACGTTGGAACAGAAGCACCATCTTCCTTTTCAACCTGGTCCTAGCTGATGTCACTTGGATCCTTTGCCTCCCGTGTTTAATCTATTACCACTTCAACCAACTCCATTGGATCTTCGGCGATGCCGTCTGTAAAATAACCAGGACCATTTACCACGCCTGTTATTACTGCAGCATATATTTTGTTACCTGCTTAAGTATAGATCGCTACCTAGCCATCGTTCATCCTATCAAGTCTTTGAGGATCCTCAAGCGGCGCCAGTCTTTGCTGATCTGTTTGACCATTTGGATGGTGACATCTCTTAGTAGTTTACCGGTAACCTTTTTGGCTGGAACTCAAGTCTGtgagaacaataaaacaatttgttcCCTTTATGTGTTTTCTGATGAGACGCACATTACATTGCCTTATTCTTTATTATCAACTGCGGTTGGTTGTTTGGTGCCCTTCGCTTCCATATGCTATTGCTACTGTAGCAGCGTAGGCGAACTAAGACGAGTGGAAATGCAAAGACTAAAGAAGAGAAATCTATTGACCAAGCTCATGTGTTCGGCATTGGTCATTTTTGGCCTCCTCTACCTACCATATCATGCCTCCAGGAACTCCTGTATATTTTTGAGAATGTTTATGCCAAATATGCCAGTGGTCATCGAGAGGGCGGACGCCCTGTTCTTTATAGAGATGGCTGTGTGCAGTCTGAATACTTGTATCAATCCCCTCTTCTGTTTTCTAGCCGGAGGGGACTTCCGGGAACAAGTTTGCCGCATTGCCTACTCCATCCAACCTTTCAAGAAGTGGAGGCTGAAGAATAGGAGAACGGTTTGcccaatataa